The following are from one region of the Alkalimarinus sediminis genome:
- a CDS encoding acyl-CoA carboxylase subunit beta — MPVLQSQIDTHSVEFQENSEAMQTCIDEFRAVEQKVIDKANESKDKIHKRGKLLPRERLKLLLDRGAPFLEICPLAGYKMHDDKDGSMAGGGVISGIGYVEGVRCLIMASNSAIKGGTISPAGLDKSLRVQEIAKENKLPIITMAESGGANLNYATDIFVQGARGFANQARLSAAGIPQVTVVHGNATAGGAYQPGLSDYNIVVKDKAKMFLAGPPLLKAATGEVATDEELGGAEMHATVAGTAEYMAEDDSDGIRIAREIVRSIPWNEQLPSKQERQWKEPLYSPKELIGVVPSDAKRPYDVREVIARIADGSEFLDFKPLFDNQTVCGHINIEGHACGIIGNNGPITPKGAAKAAQFIQLCEQSNTAILFFHNTTGFMVGTDSEQNGVIKHGSKMLQAVANATVPKLTIVIGGSYGAGNYAMCGRGLDPRFIFAWPNSRTAVMGGAQAGKVLRIVTEEKHAKMGKEADPKMLDMIEQATAQKLDAGSTPLYGTARLWDDGLIDPRDTRSILAYLLDICAEATARPLRPTRFGVSRF; from the coding sequence ATGCCAGTATTACAATCACAAATCGATACTCATTCAGTTGAGTTTCAAGAAAATTCGGAAGCAATGCAAACCTGCATTGATGAGTTTCGTGCAGTCGAACAGAAAGTCATAGATAAAGCGAATGAGTCAAAAGATAAGATTCATAAACGCGGCAAGCTGCTCCCGCGAGAGCGGCTGAAATTATTGCTTGACCGTGGAGCGCCTTTTCTCGAGATCTGCCCTTTGGCCGGCTATAAAATGCACGATGATAAAGACGGCTCAATGGCAGGCGGAGGCGTCATCTCAGGCATTGGTTATGTAGAGGGCGTTCGCTGCCTGATTATGGCCAGTAATAGCGCCATTAAAGGCGGTACTATTTCCCCTGCGGGGCTAGATAAGTCTTTACGGGTTCAAGAGATCGCCAAAGAGAATAAGCTGCCTATTATTACGATGGCTGAAAGTGGCGGAGCTAACCTTAATTATGCCACCGATATCTTCGTTCAGGGTGCTCGAGGTTTTGCCAATCAGGCTCGTTTATCCGCAGCAGGTATCCCCCAGGTCACAGTCGTGCATGGCAATGCTACTGCTGGCGGTGCTTATCAGCCCGGTCTTTCTGACTACAATATTGTAGTTAAAGATAAAGCCAAGATGTTTTTGGCAGGCCCTCCGCTACTTAAAGCGGCGACCGGAGAAGTCGCCACCGACGAGGAGCTTGGTGGTGCCGAGATGCATGCAACGGTTGCAGGTACAGCTGAATACATGGCCGAAGATGACTCAGATGGCATTCGCATAGCCCGAGAGATCGTTCGCAGCATCCCCTGGAATGAACAGCTTCCGTCTAAGCAAGAGAGACAGTGGAAAGAACCTTTATATTCGCCCAAAGAGCTGATCGGCGTTGTACCTTCCGATGCTAAACGACCTTATGATGTGCGTGAAGTCATCGCTCGCATTGCGGATGGTTCAGAATTTTTAGACTTTAAACCTCTTTTCGACAACCAAACCGTATGCGGCCATATCAACATTGAAGGCCACGCCTGCGGCATCATCGGTAACAACGGCCCTATCACCCCAAAAGGTGCAGCCAAAGCCGCGCAGTTTATTCAACTTTGCGAGCAATCTAACACCGCAATATTGTTCTTCCACAACACTACCGGCTTTATGGTCGGCACCGACTCAGAGCAAAACGGGGTTATCAAGCACGGTTCCAAAATGCTGCAAGCTGTTGCCAATGCAACCGTACCTAAACTCACTATTGTGATCGGCGGTTCTTATGGTGCGGGTAACTATGCGATGTGCGGCAGAGGTCTTGACCCTCGATTTATATTTGCATGGCCTAACAGCCGCACTGCCGTGATGGGTGGTGCGCAAGCGGGCAAGGTTTTACGTATTGTGACCGAAGAGAAGCATGCCAAAATGGGCAAAGAAGCAGACCCCAAAATGCTGGATATGATTGAGCAAGCCACGGCCCAAAAGTTAGATGCAGGCTCAACGCCACTGTATGGCACAGCAAGACTTTGGGATGACGGCTTAATTGACCCTCGGGATACACGCAGCATATTGGCATATTTGCTCGATATTTGTGCCGAAGCCACTGCCAGACCGTTACGTCCGACTCGCTTTGGCGTTTCACGGTTTTAG
- a CDS encoding enoyl-CoA hydratase/isomerase family protein, translated as MNLPTTETLLLEQKDHALHITLNRPSVRNAMSLQMVHELMAVFESIKDDRSVRAVVLRGADGHFCAGGDIKDMAGARAAASKADENSDPFYTLNREFGRMITQVNAAPQVVVAVVEGAVLGGGFGLACVSDVAIAAESAKFGLPETGLGIPPAQIAPFVVNRIGLTQARRLALLGARFNGSEAARLGIVHTVCDEANIDQELQDVLAQVKRCAPEANIITKALILSVGNHELDTVLDNAAQSFSDCVQGQEGQEGTMAFIQKRRPSWAEDCKE; from the coding sequence ATGAATTTACCCACAACCGAAACATTACTTTTAGAACAAAAAGACCACGCACTACACATAACACTCAATCGTCCTAGCGTTCGCAATGCCATGAGCTTACAGATGGTTCATGAGCTAATGGCGGTATTTGAAAGTATCAAAGATGATCGCTCAGTTCGAGCAGTCGTACTGCGCGGTGCAGATGGTCACTTCTGTGCTGGCGGTGACATTAAAGATATGGCGGGTGCACGAGCAGCTGCCAGCAAAGCTGATGAGAACAGTGATCCGTTTTATACACTGAATCGCGAGTTTGGTCGCATGATTACTCAAGTAAACGCAGCCCCCCAGGTCGTTGTTGCGGTAGTCGAAGGCGCTGTACTTGGCGGAGGCTTTGGTCTGGCTTGTGTGTCTGATGTTGCTATTGCAGCAGAGTCAGCAAAGTTTGGTTTACCAGAAACAGGTCTGGGTATTCCGCCGGCACAGATTGCCCCTTTTGTGGTCAACCGAATCGGTTTAACCCAAGCAAGACGATTAGCGCTCTTGGGAGCTCGCTTTAATGGTAGTGAGGCAGCCAGACTGGGTATTGTCCATACGGTTTGCGATGAGGCAAATATCGACCAAGAACTGCAAGACGTGCTCGCACAGGTTAAACGCTGTGCTCCGGAAGCAAACATTATCACCAAGGCGCTTATTCTATCTGTCGGCAATCATGAGCTGGATACCGTCCTCGACAATGCTGCACAGTCTTTTTCAGACTGCGTACAGGGCCAAGAAGGACAAGAGGGCACCATGGCTTTCATACAAAAACGACGCCCTAGCTGGGCTGAAGACTGTAAGGAATAA
- the atuD gene encoding citronellyl-CoA dehydrogenase, which yields MIFTQEHNELRRTVKNFVENEINPYCDEWEAAGSFPMRELFKKMGDLGLLGISKPEEYGGMGLDYSYNIVAAEELGASHCGGVPLSIGVQTDMCTPALARFGSDELRKEFLAPSITGEMIGCIGVSEPGAGSDVAGLKTTAKKDGDDYIINGTKMWITNAPNADFICLLANTSDDKVHVNKSLIIVPMNTPGITVAPKLDKLGMRSSETAQVFFDNVRVPQRNRIGNEGMGFMMQMMQFQEERMFGAANILKGLEGCVNKTIDYCKERETFGQPLINNQVIHFRFAELQTEIEALRALTYQAVELYLSGKDATRLASMAKLKAGRLGREVTDSCLQYWGGMGYMWDNPVSRSMRDIRLVSIGGGADEIMLGIICKMMGILPGKKKK from the coding sequence ATGATATTTACACAAGAGCACAACGAGCTACGCCGTACCGTAAAGAACTTTGTTGAAAACGAAATTAACCCTTATTGCGATGAGTGGGAAGCTGCGGGAAGCTTCCCGATGCGGGAACTGTTCAAGAAGATGGGCGACCTAGGTTTATTAGGTATCAGTAAGCCTGAAGAGTATGGCGGCATGGGTCTTGATTACAGCTATAACATTGTCGCAGCTGAGGAGTTAGGCGCATCTCACTGTGGTGGCGTGCCACTATCAATTGGCGTGCAAACTGATATGTGTACACCTGCTCTAGCCCGTTTTGGTTCAGATGAACTCCGCAAAGAGTTTCTTGCCCCTTCAATTACCGGCGAGATGATCGGTTGTATTGGTGTCAGTGAACCAGGTGCAGGCTCAGACGTCGCGGGACTAAAAACGACCGCCAAAAAAGACGGTGACGACTATATTATCAATGGCACAAAGATGTGGATAACCAATGCGCCTAACGCAGATTTTATCTGCTTATTAGCCAACACATCTGATGACAAAGTACACGTCAACAAATCTCTTATCATTGTGCCAATGAATACACCCGGTATCACTGTTGCGCCAAAACTCGACAAACTGGGAATGCGCTCATCTGAAACAGCCCAAGTATTCTTCGATAACGTCCGTGTGCCACAGCGTAACCGAATTGGTAACGAAGGCATGGGCTTTATGATGCAAATGATGCAGTTCCAGGAAGAGCGCATGTTTGGGGCAGCCAACATACTCAAAGGCTTAGAAGGTTGTGTCAACAAAACCATTGACTACTGTAAAGAGCGAGAGACGTTTGGCCAGCCTCTGATTAACAACCAGGTTATTCACTTTCGTTTTGCAGAGTTACAAACTGAAATTGAAGCATTAAGAGCCCTTACCTATCAAGCGGTAGAGCTCTACCTCAGCGGTAAAGATGCAACACGCCTAGCCTCTATGGCCAAGTTAAAAGCAGGCCGACTCGGTCGTGAAGTCACCGACTCTTGCCTACAGTACTGGGGCGGCATGGGATATATGTGGGACAACCCAGTCTCTCGTAGCATGCGCGATATTCGTTTGGTATCCATTGGTGGCGGTGCCGACGAAATCATGTTGGGCATTATTTGTAAGATGATGGGGATTTTGCCGGGTAAGAAAAAGAAGTAG